A window of the Lolium perenne isolate Kyuss_39 chromosome 7, Kyuss_2.0, whole genome shotgun sequence genome harbors these coding sequences:
- the LOC127311894 gene encoding F-box protein At5g07610, giving the protein MSIPADRSRLRLEGPAPTRARCSASSSEAAAERLTDDLLLEILPRVPAKSLCRFRCVSKHWLDLIDHPDHRKKLPQTLAGFFYNKGFTSSSPESFLVPPILLTSVSGSPCPLTSTSVAFLPKYMSVYVLDCCNGLFLCRWYGVSTKIGEFSYIVCNPATEKWVALPSSGQATDNVLIARLGFDPTQSSHFHVFELLEDHDSWGPSPGLAGVAVYSSETGGWIHKKERWNQHIMLPYYDRTSADTVFLDSRLYFHAIGSGLSKCLAAVDTEGETWTNFGVPGGGLIEGFIQGSQGCLHYANFYRDDYNAAVRLQVYVLRNDESKEWILKHTVETSYVFGGIDVTLDWDFKWVGIHPQCNSIFFTGGWDTSFMRYNMDNQKVKVIRNLKDGNPPYLPYVPLYADLQSLEM; this is encoded by the exons ATGTCGATCCCGGCGGATCGCTCTCGCCTGCGGTTGGAAGGCCCTGCTCCAACCCGTGCCCG CTGCTCTGCGTCCTCCAGCGAGGCGGCGGCCGAGAGGCTCACCGACGACCTCCTCCTGGAGATCCTCCCGCGCGTGCCCGCCAAATCCCTCTGCCGCTTCAGGTGTGTCTCCAAGCACTGGCTCGACCTCATCGACCACCCCGACCACCGCAAGAAGCTCCCGCAAACACTCGCTGGGTTCTTCTACAACAAAGGTTTCACCAGCAGCAGCCCGGAGTCCTTTTTGGTGCCGCCTATCCTCCTCACCAGTGTCTCGGGGAGCCCCTGCCCTCTGACCTCAACCTCTGTCGCGTTCCTGCCCAAGTAcatgagtgtttatgtcttggaCTGCTGCAATGGCCTCTTCCTCTGTCGCTGGTATGGCGTCTCCACCAAGATTGGAGAATTCAGCTACATTGTTTGCAATCCAGCCACGGAGAAATGGGTTGCGTTGCCGAGCTCCGGCCAGGCCACCGACAATGTGCTCATCGCACGTTTGGGCTTTGATCCGACCCAATCGTCGCATTTTCATGTGTTTGAGTTGTTGGAGGATCATGATAGCTGGGGCCCTTCCCCTGGCCTGGCCGGAGTGGCAGTGTATTCGTCTGAAACCGGAGGATGGATCCATAAGAAAGAGAGATGGAACCAACATATCATGCTCCCTTATTATGATCGTACCTCAGCAGACACTGTCTTTCTTGACAGCCGTCTGTATTTTCATGCCATTGGCAGTGGGTTGTCCAAATGTCTAGCTGCAGTGGACACGGAGGGGGAAACATGGACCAACTTCGGTGTCCCTGGTGGTGGTCTGATTGAGGGTTTTATTCAGGGGTCACAGGGCTGCTTGCACTATGCCAATTTCTATAGAGATGATTACAATGCTGCAGTTCGGCTACAAGTATATGTTCTCCGGAACGATGAAAGCAAAGAATGGATACTGAAGCACACCGTTGAAACTTCATATGTATTTGGAGGGATAGATGTTACCCTTGATTGGGATTTTAAGTGGGTTGGGATTCATCCGCAGTGTAACTCGATCTTCTTCACTGGAGGTTGGGATACCTCATTCATGCGCTATAATATGGATAATCAAAAAGTGAAAGTGATCCGCAATCTCAAAGATGGCAATCCACCATATCTGCCGTATGTGCCGTTGTACGCAGATTTACAATCTTTGGAAATGTGA